Part of the Longimicrobium sp. genome is shown below.
CCGCCCTCCCCCGCCCCGCCACACCGTGGCGGTGGAGATCGCCGGGGAAAAGCACGTGCTGCGCAGCGACGTGCCGCCCGAGTACACGCGTGCCGTGGCCGCCCACGTGGACGCCACCATCCGCGCGCTTCCCGGCTTCCAGACGCTGGAGCCGTTCCGCGCGGCCACGCTGGCCGCGCTCTCCATCACCGACGAGCTGTTCCGCGCACGCGAGGAGATCCGCCGCCTGCGCGACGACGCGGAGCGCCGCACCGGCGAGCTGGCCGACATCCTCGAGGCCGCCGAAGCCGCCGCGGCCGAGAAGCGCCCCGTCCGCCGCCCCGCGCAGGGGTCGTCCGCATCTACCCCCACGTGGACCACGGATGCGTCGGAAGATGCGAAGCCGGCGGACGCCTCACCGCCCCGCGCGTCCGAGCCAGCCACGCCGTCCCCTGCGGCGGACGAGGTGAACCCGTCTCCATCCGCGCCCCCCGAGCCACTTCCCGCGTGGATCGAGGATGCGGTCCAGCGCACCCCGCCCCGTCCCCATGCGGGCGACGACGAGCCCGAGCTGATGCTGCCTCCGCCTGCGGAGCATCAGCATCACCCCGGGGGCGGGGACGGGCCGGACGGGGAGGATTGATCGGGATCTCCATCCCCATCGTCGATTCGAAACTGCCCCCAAGATTCACGCAGAGAAGCAGAGAAACAGGGGGAAATCTCCCTCTGCTCCTCTGCTTCTCCGCGTCAGGCCTGTCTTTTCCCGAGCGCGTGGCGCGGGGAGATCAGAAGCAGCGCGGCTGCGCCGTCAGGCACTGGAGGATGCAGGTGGTCCCCGAGCACACCGGCGTGGCCTCGGCCCCGCGCGCGACGGCGGTTCCGTGCCCGGCCGGCCCGGTGGGGAACGACACCACGCGCACGGCCTCGATGTCCAGCTTGATCTTCTTCATGCCGATCTCCCGGATTGGGGTTCATTCGAGGCTGGCCAGCGCCTCGCCGCGGCCGGAATGCGCCTGCAAATGTCGTTCTGCAGCCGGTGGCGGTTTCGTGCCGCGGAGACGCACCGCGGGCTCCGTCGCCGCCGTTCTCCTTGCGGCGCGAAGTTCTGGCGCGACACGGATGTAACGGGGTTGCGTCGAACGCGCGTTCGGAGGTATTTTCCAGTTGCGGCCCTCTGCCGCGGGCGCTTCGCGCGCACCCAGCGCGGTGGCAGTGAGTTCAGCCCTGCCACCGTTTCGTTTTGATACCGACGCGGGTTCACAGCCCGCGCCGACATAAATCCGATAATGAACACGATCCTGATCGCCGTCGTCGTGGCCGTGGTGGCCGCGATTGCCGGCTTTGCCGCGGGCCGCGCGGCGGTCGAGGCGCGCCTGAAGAAGGCGCGCGCCTCGGCCGAAGACGAGGCCACGCGCATCCGCTCGGGGGCGCAGGAAGAGGCCGACCGCCTGCGCAAGGCCGAGATCCTGAAGGGCCGCGAGGAGGCCATCCGCGCCCGCGAGGAGTGGGAGCGCGAGGAAAGCCGCCGCCGCGACGACGTGGAGCGCGTGGAGCGCCGCCTGCAGGAGCGCGAGGAGTCGCTGGACCGCAAGTTCCACCTGCTGGACGAAAAGCAGGACCAGGTGGAGCAGCGCGGCCAGCAGCTGGTGCGCCGCGAGAAGCAGATCGAGGCGCGCGACGCCGAGCTGGGGCAGCGCATCGCCGAGGTGCAGCACCGGCTGGAGTCGCTCGCGGGGCTCAGCGCCGACGAGGCGAGGCGCCAGCTCATCCACGACATGGAAGAGGCGGCGCGCGCCGAGGCCGGGCAGCGCATCCGCGAGATCAAGGAGGAGGCGCGCCGCGACGCCGACCGCGAGGCCAAGAAGATCATCTCCCTGGCCATCCAGCGCATCGCCGCCGACCACACCGCCGAGACCACCGTCTCCGTCGTCGCCCTCCCGTCGGACGAGATGAAGGGGCGCATCATCGGCCGCGAGGGGCGGAACATCCGCGCCTTCGAGCAGGCCACGGGGATCGACGTCATCATCGACGACACCCCCGAGGCGGTGGTGCTCTCCGGCTTCGACCCCATCCGCCGCGAGACGGCGCGCCTGGCGCTGGAGAAGCTGGTGGCCGACGGCCGCATCCACCCCGGGCGCATCGACGAGGTGGTGGCCAAGAGCCGCAAGGAGGTGGAGAACTCCATGCGCGAGGCCGCCGAGCAGATCCTCTACGAGCTCGGCATCCACGGGGTGCACCCCGAGGTGGTGAAGGTGCTGGGGCGGCTGAAGTTCCGCACCAGCTACGGCCAGAACCAGCTGATGCACAGCAAGGAGGTGGCGATCCTGGCCGGGAACATGGCGGGCGAGATGGGCTTCGACGCCACGCTGGCCAAGCGCATGGGGCTGCTGCACGACGTGGGGAAGGGGATGACCCACGAGCACGAGGGGACGCACGTGGAGCTGGGGTGGAACCTGGCCAAGAAGTTCGGCGAGCCGGCCCAGGTGCTGAACGCCATCAAGGCGCACCACGACGAGGAGCCGCACCTCTTCCCCGAGAGCTTCCTGGTGACCGCCGCCGACGCGATCAGCGGCAGCCGCCCGGGCGCGCGGCGCGAGATGTTCGAGACGTACGTGCGCCGGCTGGAGAAGCTGGAGGAGATCGCCACCAGCTTCCCCGGCGTGGAGCGCTGCTTCGCCATCCAGGCCGGCCGCGAGCTGCGGATGATGGTGATCCCCGAGCAGATCAGCGACGAGGACATGGCCCGCCTGAGCGACGAGACGGCGCGCCGCATCGAGGGCGAGCTGCAGTATCCGGGGCAGATCAAGGTGGTGGTGATCCGCGAGACCCGCGCGGTGGACTTCGCGCGGTAACCGCGGCCCGGCATCATCCCCGCAGGAAGACGAACCCTCTCCCCGCATCGGCGCTGCGATCGGAGAGGGTTCGTGCGTGCGGGGGATCGTCTCCGCTGTCTGGTGCGGGAAGGCGAATGGAATTCGCGGCAACAACTGCCCGAAGTCCGCCTTCGCGGACTCGCGGCCGAAGCATCGGTGCCGTGCTCGGAATCCAGCTTTTATTCGGGGTTTGATGGAACCGACACCCGTGTACATCTACCGCGTTTCGGTGGATGGCGAGATGCGCGACTATGTGAGCGTGCTGGCGCCTGGGGTGGTGCAGCGGGCGGGGCTGCCGGCGGCGTCGATCGTGGGCGGCTTCACCGAGCGCACGGTGGAGGGCGAGCCGGTGCCGGCGAGCTTCGCCGGCAACCCCGCGTTCGTGG
Proteins encoded:
- the zapA gene encoding cell division protein ZapA, with protein sequence MAVEIAGEKHVLRSDVPPEYTRAVAAHVDATIRALPGFQTLEPFRAATLAALSITDELFRAREEIRRLRDDAERRTGELADILEAAEAAAAEKRPVRRPAQGSSASTPTWTTDASEDAKPADASPPRASEPATPSPAADEVNPSPSAPPEPLPAWIEDAVQRTPPRPHAGDDEPELMLPPPAEHQHHPGGGDGPDGED
- the rny gene encoding ribonuclease Y; protein product: MNTILIAVVVAVVAAIAGFAAGRAAVEARLKKARASAEDEATRIRSGAQEEADRLRKAEILKGREEAIRAREEWEREESRRRDDVERVERRLQEREESLDRKFHLLDEKQDQVEQRGQQLVRREKQIEARDAELGQRIAEVQHRLESLAGLSADEARRQLIHDMEEAARAEAGQRIREIKEEARRDADREAKKIISLAIQRIAADHTAETTVSVVALPSDEMKGRIIGREGRNIRAFEQATGIDVIIDDTPEAVVLSGFDPIRRETARLALEKLVADGRIHPGRIDEVVAKSRKEVENSMREAAEQILYELGIHGVHPEVVKVLGRLKFRTSYGQNQLMHSKEVAILAGNMAGEMGFDATLAKRMGLLHDVGKGMTHEHEGTHVELGWNLAKKFGEPAQVLNAIKAHHDEEPHLFPESFLVTAADAISGSRPGARREMFETYVRRLEKLEEIATSFPGVERCFAIQAGRELRMMVIPEQISDEDMARLSDETARRIEGELQYPGQIKVVVIRETRAVDFAR